Proteins encoded within one genomic window of Leptospira stimsonii:
- a CDS encoding RNA recognition motif domain-containing protein: MNIYIGNLAYQATEDDLRKAFESFGEVTSVRIITDKLSGKSRGLAFVEMANKDEGNAAIDGLNGTQIRGREIKVNEALPKKPFPEKSRSRY; the protein is encoded by the coding sequence ATGAACATTTACATAGGCAACCTCGCCTATCAGGCAACCGAAGACGATCTCCGAAAAGCTTTTGAATCTTTTGGAGAAGTAACCTCTGTACGCATCATCACTGATAAACTTTCCGGCAAATCCCGGGGACTGGCTTTCGTGGAAATGGCGAACAAAGACGAAGGAAATGCGGCGATTGACGGCTTAAACGGAACTCAGATCCGTGGAAGAGAAATCAAAGTCAACGAAGCCCTTCCTAAAAAACCTTTTCCGGAAAAATCGCGATCTAGATATTGA
- a CDS encoding fatty acid desaturase, translating to MNTLTLAKTEIIPKRKPKKWETLELRERNSKIMRWIRFRDRNLRKKFSILKHQDFLGALITFGSATLMILTAGLYIANVIPAWAAIVTNAILASLLHEIEHDTIHNLYFKDNERVQNLIFWTVWIFRGNTISPWYRRMIHTLHHKASGNKDDIEERLIGNGMKAGLTRFLAMIDGNISAILNFRKLVKDAPKFKRKEIVRESWPWLVVYYTLWYNFLGLNLIFYGKQFFGSSTSLPFPELLESIRSFLNVVAVVYMIPNWIRQSSIQIVSSNMHYYGDVKNINQQTQVLNAWFLAPLHVFCFNFGSTHGIHHFVVNQPFYLRQMVAPFVHPAMKRYGIRFNDFESMLRANRYFPIESEVA from the coding sequence ATGAATACTCTGACACTTGCGAAAACGGAAATCATTCCCAAAAGAAAACCGAAAAAATGGGAAACCCTCGAACTTCGAGAAAGAAACAGCAAGATCATGCGTTGGATTCGATTTCGAGATAGAAACCTGAGAAAAAAATTCTCCATCTTGAAACACCAAGATTTTTTAGGCGCTCTGATCACATTCGGATCTGCGACTTTGATGATTCTTACTGCGGGACTTTATATCGCAAATGTGATCCCCGCTTGGGCGGCGATCGTCACGAACGCGATCCTCGCCTCACTCTTACACGAGATCGAACACGATACGATTCATAATCTCTATTTCAAAGACAACGAACGAGTTCAGAATCTCATCTTCTGGACCGTCTGGATCTTTCGAGGAAACACGATCAGTCCCTGGTATCGAAGAATGATCCACACTCTACACCATAAGGCTTCGGGAAACAAAGACGATATCGAGGAAAGATTGATCGGCAACGGAATGAAAGCGGGACTGACTCGTTTTTTGGCGATGATCGACGGAAACATCTCCGCGATTCTCAACTTTAGAAAGTTGGTCAAGGACGCACCGAAGTTTAAGAGAAAGGAAATCGTGAGAGAAAGCTGGCCCTGGCTCGTCGTCTATTACACGCTCTGGTACAACTTCCTCGGATTGAATCTGATCTTCTACGGTAAACAATTCTTTGGTTCTTCGACTTCCCTTCCCTTTCCTGAACTTTTAGAATCGATTCGCTCCTTTCTCAATGTCGTTGCGGTAGTTTATATGATTCCCAACTGGATCCGTCAATCGAGCATTCAAATCGTTTCTTCCAATATGCACTATTACGGAGACGTAAAAAATATCAATCAGCAAACTCAGGTCTTGAACGCTTGGTTCTTAGCCCCACTCCATGTCTTCTGTTTTAACTTCGGAAGCACTCACGGAATCCATCACTTCGTCGTAAATCAACCGTTTTATCTCAGACAGATGGTCGCTCCGTTCGTTCATCCCGCGATGAAACGATATGGAATTCGGTTTAACGATTTTGAAAGTATGCTCCGAGCCAACCGTTATTTCCCGATCGAATCCGAGGTCGCTTAA
- a CDS encoding AraC family transcriptional regulator has protein sequence MFLGQIVLIHKNRLNYLLGFLFLGMSILQGSSISILSSKESYHSWLILLHIPALYSVGPVLYGIYKTSTGESFPSSKKKFVLHSILPVLGVLLYCAVLFFYPDIESVIRKAFVERIFPSPLDWILLPAVFGIGIYISLVLKSSKDLWRWEVWKSEPTARILSFLAVTSLLHLCLGACFFITKISDFLILTTGGMGFALCAAYLIGHRNPGFFQKLEEVTKATREKYARSLLVGIDREVLKENLIQLMERDRLYREEDLGLGDLADELALSTHQVSEFLNQELGKNFSVFVNDFRVSEACHLLKSEPTQSILEIAYSVGFRTKSSFNRAFQKHTGITPSEFRSKSQRENAD, from the coding sequence ATGTTTCTCGGACAGATCGTCCTAATTCATAAGAATCGTCTCAACTATCTGCTCGGATTTTTATTCTTAGGAATGTCTATCTTGCAAGGGAGTTCGATTTCGATTCTTTCTTCCAAAGAAAGTTACCATTCCTGGTTGATTCTTCTTCACATTCCGGCGCTTTATTCCGTGGGTCCCGTATTGTATGGAATCTACAAGACCAGCACGGGAGAATCCTTTCCTTCTTCAAAAAAGAAATTCGTTCTTCATAGCATTCTTCCCGTCTTAGGCGTTCTCCTTTATTGTGCAGTTTTGTTCTTTTATCCGGACATTGAATCAGTCATTCGCAAAGCCTTTGTAGAAAGAATTTTTCCGAGTCCTTTGGATTGGATTTTACTTCCCGCGGTTTTTGGAATCGGGATCTACATTTCTCTCGTTTTAAAAAGTTCCAAAGATCTTTGGAGATGGGAGGTTTGGAAATCGGAACCAACTGCGAGGATTCTCAGTTTTCTTGCGGTCACGTCCCTTCTTCATCTTTGTTTAGGCGCCTGTTTCTTTATTACAAAAATTTCTGACTTCCTGATCTTGACAACGGGAGGAATGGGGTTCGCTCTTTGTGCGGCCTATTTGATCGGACATAGAAATCCCGGATTCTTCCAAAAATTAGAAGAAGTCACAAAAGCGACAAGGGAGAAATACGCACGTTCCCTTTTGGTAGGAATCGATCGAGAGGTTTTAAAGGAGAATCTAATTCAACTGATGGAAAGGGATCGTTTGTATCGGGAAGAAGACCTCGGCCTCGGCGATCTCGCGGACGAGCTCGCGCTTTCCACCCACCAAGTTTCCGAATTCTTAAATCAAGAATTGGGAAAGAATTTTTCCGTCTTTGTAAACGACTTTCGAGTTTCAGAAGCCTGCCATCTTCTTAAATCGGAACCGACTCAGAGTATTCTAGAGATCGCCTACTCCGTTGGATTTCGGACGAAGTCTTCCTTCAATCGTGCCTTTCAAAAACATACCGGAATCACGCCGAGCGAGTTTCGCTCTAAATCGCAGAGAGAAAACGCAGATTGA